From Spirosoma aerolatum, one genomic window encodes:
- a CDS encoding arylamine N-acetyltransferase family protein, whose product MNINAYLTRIHYAGPVDVSLETLQNLHYQHLLSIPLENLDIHYGRDIVLDTDVLFTKLITKKRGGFCYELNGLFCELLRAIGFTAKLVSGQVFEPGKGFNDEFDHAAIIVHLNGIDWLVDVGFGRRFPLYPIAIQPGEIQEDRTGLYTIRSYNAAYWVIQYQNETGNWVPAYLFTTVSRQLTDFRSMCRYHQTSSASYFTQNMLCTLVTPNGRITLTDDKLKITEQGRVTEQPVDDADDFEYLLETHFGIRMSWDIYALRPEVLLFAIQASDSSYRTPVNGLANYYFSHPHP is encoded by the coding sequence ATGAACATTAACGCTTATCTAACCCGAATCCACTACGCTGGCCCCGTAGACGTTTCGCTTGAAACCTTGCAAAATCTCCACTACCAGCATCTGCTATCCATACCCCTCGAGAACCTGGATATTCATTACGGGCGGGACATTGTGTTGGATACGGACGTCCTGTTTACTAAACTCATCACGAAAAAACGTGGAGGGTTTTGCTACGAACTGAATGGACTTTTCTGTGAATTACTTCGGGCAATTGGCTTTACGGCTAAACTGGTGTCGGGGCAGGTCTTTGAACCAGGGAAAGGATTCAACGATGAATTTGACCATGCAGCCATTATCGTTCATTTGAACGGTATCGACTGGCTGGTCGATGTAGGGTTTGGCCGTCGGTTTCCACTTTATCCGATAGCTATTCAACCCGGCGAGATTCAGGAAGATAGGACGGGTCTATACACAATCAGGTCATACAATGCCGCCTATTGGGTCATTCAGTATCAGAATGAAACAGGTAACTGGGTGCCTGCGTACCTCTTCACGACCGTTTCGCGCCAACTGACCGACTTCAGAAGTATGTGCCGTTATCATCAAACGTCATCGGCATCCTACTTTACGCAGAATATGCTTTGTACGCTCGTAACGCCAAACGGCCGGATTACCCTTACCGACGACAAATTGAAAATTACAGAGCAGGGCCGGGTAACTGAACAGCCGGTCGATGATGCTGATGACTTTGAGTACCTGCTGGAAACGCACTTCGGCATTCGGATGAGCTGGGACATTTACGCCCTACGTCCCGAAGTGCTGTTGTTTGCCATCCAGGCCAGCGATTCCAGTTACCGAACCCCGGTCAATGGACTGGCCAACTATTATTTTTCGCATCCGCATCCATAA
- a CDS encoding M1 family metallopeptidase, translating to MTTLLIAASVGLMQAQSLYMPRNIKQAYQKGTRSMDGKPGKNYWQNSARYAITVTAAPPNRAIRGTEDITYTNNSPDTLTILVFKLFLNSHQPGAIRQAPASPDYLTSGIHIDRYAENGITKNWRDAGTATWRQVVLTKPLMPHDSVKLSFDWHFDMSLESNREGMLDSTTFFLAYFYPRIAVMDDYYGWDRTTFTEAQEFYNDFNDYTLTINVPKDYVVWATGDLQNAAEVLQPAFAKRLTESMTTDSVIHVAMLADMTSGKVTTQQAVNSWKWKANNVPDMALCISNHYVWDASSVVVDKKTNRRASVQAAFLDNAADFHQMVRFGRHALDWFSNNLPGVPYPYSKTTIVQGFADMEYPMLVNDSSTPDLNFSRFVAEHELAHTWFPFYMGINETRYGFMDEGWITAFEYLISQADLGYEQATKNFLNFRVNSWIKDPSAEQDLPIITPANILSGAALGNNEYGKAALGYLALKDLLGDVEFKKSLHTFIDRWHGKHPTPWDMFFSFNSASGKDLNWFWNNWFFSHNYIDLAIQKVESTASQATITLQNIGGFAVPVDIVVTFADGTKETFHQTPAIWQANQKQAMVKLPIKKKLQSVSLTGGVFMDADAKNNSWPVH from the coding sequence ATGACTACTTTGTTGATAGCTGCCAGCGTAGGCCTTATGCAGGCCCAGAGTTTATATATGCCACGAAACATCAAACAGGCGTACCAGAAAGGCACCCGCTCAATGGATGGTAAGCCCGGCAAAAACTATTGGCAAAACTCGGCCCGCTATGCTATCACGGTTACGGCAGCGCCACCCAATCGGGCCATTCGGGGAACAGAAGACATCACCTATACCAACAACAGCCCCGATACACTTACTATCCTCGTTTTTAAGCTCTTTCTCAACAGCCATCAACCGGGTGCCATCCGACAGGCCCCAGCCTCGCCCGATTACCTGACTTCGGGTATACACATCGACCGCTATGCAGAAAACGGAATTACTAAAAACTGGCGGGATGCCGGTACGGCTACCTGGCGGCAGGTTGTTCTCACGAAACCACTGATGCCCCACGATTCTGTAAAACTTTCCTTCGACTGGCATTTCGATATGTCGCTGGAAAGCAATCGGGAAGGTATGCTCGACTCAACGACGTTCTTTCTGGCGTATTTCTATCCGCGCATAGCCGTTATGGACGACTATTACGGCTGGGATCGTACCACGTTTACTGAAGCCCAGGAGTTTTACAATGACTTCAACGACTATACGCTCACCATCAATGTTCCCAAAGACTACGTAGTCTGGGCAACGGGCGATTTACAGAATGCCGCCGAGGTTCTACAACCTGCTTTCGCCAAACGCCTGACGGAGTCGATGACTACCGATTCGGTTATTCATGTAGCCATGCTAGCTGATATGACGAGCGGGAAGGTCACAACGCAGCAGGCCGTCAATAGCTGGAAATGGAAGGCGAACAATGTGCCAGATATGGCACTGTGTATCAGCAATCACTATGTATGGGATGCATCCAGCGTGGTAGTCGATAAAAAGACGAATCGACGGGCCAGTGTGCAGGCGGCTTTTCTGGATAACGCGGCCGATTTTCACCAGATGGTTCGCTTCGGGCGACATGCACTCGACTGGTTTTCGAACAATCTCCCCGGCGTTCCGTATCCTTACTCCAAAACAACCATCGTGCAGGGTTTTGCCGATATGGAATACCCGATGCTGGTTAACGACAGCAGCACGCCCGACCTAAATTTCTCACGGTTCGTAGCCGAGCATGAGCTAGCCCATACCTGGTTCCCGTTTTACATGGGTATCAACGAAACCCGCTACGGCTTTATGGATGAAGGCTGGATTACGGCCTTCGAATACCTCATCAGTCAGGCCGATCTGGGGTATGAGCAGGCGACGAAAAACTTTCTGAACTTCCGGGTCAATAGCTGGATCAAAGACCCATCGGCCGAGCAGGATTTACCGATCATCACGCCAGCCAATATTCTGAGCGGGGCAGCGCTTGGCAATAACGAATACGGTAAAGCGGCTCTAGGTTATTTGGCTCTCAAGGATTTGCTCGGCGATGTCGAATTCAAAAAAAGCCTGCACACGTTTATCGACCGCTGGCATGGGAAGCACCCCACTCCCTGGGATATGTTTTTCAGCTTTAACAGCGCATCAGGCAAAGATCTGAACTGGTTCTGGAACAACTGGTTTTTCAGCCATAACTACATCGACCTGGCCATTCAGAAGGTAGAATCGACTGCATCTCAGGCTACCATTACCCTACAAAATATCGGTGGATTTGCCGTACCAGTAGATATAGTCGTCACCTTTGCCGATGGTACAAAGGAAACTTTCCATCAGACACCAGCTATCTGGCAGGCTAATCAGAAACAGGCTATGGTTAAGCTCCCGATTAAGAAGAAACTTCAGTCGGTGAGCTTAACGGGTGGCGTATTTATGGATGCGGATGCGAAAAATAATAGTTGGCCAGTCCATTGA
- a CDS encoding putative toxin-antitoxin system toxin component, PIN family, with protein sequence MLRIVVDTNCLLASISPRSSYYKLYRLFEREKLEWVVSNEILTEYGEKLIENYSIQTADLVLTILTLAPNTLFQEAYYNWQLIEEDPDDNKFVDVAIAAGADYLITNDSHFRVLKKLVFPKVNIVSLPDFSDMISED encoded by the coding sequence ATGTTACGGATTGTTGTCGATACAAATTGTCTATTGGCGTCTATCTCTCCTCGTAGCTCATATTATAAACTTTATCGACTATTTGAGCGTGAAAAGCTTGAGTGGGTAGTCAGTAATGAAATTTTGACGGAATATGGCGAAAAGCTAATTGAAAACTATTCGATACAAACGGCTGATCTAGTGCTGACTATTCTGACACTCGCCCCCAATACATTATTTCAGGAAGCTTATTACAACTGGCAGCTTATTGAAGAAGACCCAGACGATAATAAGTTTGTAGATGTTGCTATTGCGGCTGGGGCAGATTATCTGATTACGAATGATAGTCATTTCCGTGTGCTGAAGAAACTCGTATTTCCTAAAGTCAACATAGTTTCTTTACCTGACTTCTCAGATATGATTTCCGAAGATTAA
- a CDS encoding YciE/YciF ferroxidase family protein, with protein sequence MASLGERIASFFSGNDSTADEGLRDLFITNLKSVYYAEKRTVDALADQAEASTTDEVGHAFAHHEEVSRTQVERLEEIFRIIGIRAEEHRSTAIDGLIHDAQWVIDNTEPGSLTRDAGLIIAAQAIEHYEIAIYGSLLTLAHVLDFTQSAELLAMTLEEEKETDRKLTILAESFINKGSKEEEEHHPGSHHAGIHSTPSAGTNVTLGGPLGV encoded by the coding sequence ATGGCCTCTTTGGGAGAACGAATTGCGAGTTTTTTCAGTGGAAATGACTCCACTGCTGATGAAGGGCTACGTGACCTGTTTATCACCAACCTGAAAAGTGTATACTATGCCGAAAAGCGAACTGTCGATGCATTGGCGGATCAGGCAGAAGCCAGCACAACCGACGAAGTTGGTCATGCTTTTGCCCATCATGAGGAGGTAAGCCGTACACAGGTTGAACGACTAGAAGAAATATTCCGAATTATCGGTATTCGGGCCGAGGAGCATAGATCAACAGCAATCGACGGATTAATCCATGATGCTCAATGGGTTATCGACAATACAGAGCCGGGGTCGCTTACCCGCGATGCTGGACTGATTATTGCCGCACAGGCTATCGAACATTATGAAATCGCTATCTATGGCTCCTTACTAACGCTGGCCCATGTGCTTGATTTCACCCAATCGGCCGAACTGCTGGCGATGACACTAGAAGAAGAAAAGGAAACCGACCGGAAATTGACAATCCTGGCCGAATCGTTTATCAACAAAGGTTCTAAAGAAGAAGAGGAACATCACCCAGGCAGCCATCATGCTGGTATCCATTCCACGCCCAGCGCTGGTACGAATGTTACCCTGGGCGGTCCACTGGGCGTATAA
- the ggt gene encoding gamma-glutamyltransferase, which produces MNRLCLYFCLPIIWLVYLPLHGQQIGKGDRITGPTFATRSPVLGQHGMVATSHPLATQIGLDILKQGGTAIDAAIAANAALGVVEPNNGGIGGDLFAIVWSAKDKKLYGLNASGRSPKGLTYEALQKLLGDKKQLPLYGPLSVSVPGAVDGWFQLHHRFGKLPMHTLLAPSIRYAREGAPVPQVIAYSWQVAANRLAASEAIVQEFGNFRKTFLINGKAPVEGQLFRNPDLATTYEKIATSGRDAFYKGSLADAIDRYAQRAGLYIRKADLAAHQSTWIDPVSVNYRGYDVYELPPNGQGISVLEMLNILEGYDLKKLGHNSADYLHLLVEAKKLAFEDRAKYYADPAFAKASTKWLLTKDYAAQRRKLIDPKKASEHLDAGDPALRTGDTVYLTVADEQGNIVSLIQSNMLEFGSGLVPDGLGFVLHNRGTSFNLQSGHANVYAPGKRPFNTIIPGFVLKNGEPFLSFGVMGGAMQPQGHVQVLCNIIDFGMNVQEAGDAARFSHSGSSEPIGTIMTDGGRLALESGISKEVRDDLEKRGHHLSSTDFFGGYQAIHWDAVNRIYWGASEMRKDGQAAGY; this is translated from the coding sequence ATGAATCGGCTTTGCCTTTATTTCTGCTTACCAATCATTTGGCTAGTCTATCTCCCGCTGCATGGCCAGCAGATAGGCAAAGGAGATCGAATTACAGGCCCTACTTTTGCTACACGCAGCCCGGTATTAGGTCAGCATGGTATGGTAGCAACCAGTCATCCCCTGGCTACCCAGATCGGGCTGGATATATTAAAACAAGGTGGAACGGCCATTGATGCCGCCATTGCTGCGAATGCTGCCTTAGGTGTTGTCGAGCCCAATAACGGTGGTATCGGTGGCGATCTGTTTGCCATTGTCTGGTCGGCGAAGGATAAAAAATTGTACGGCCTGAATGCCAGTGGCCGGTCGCCAAAAGGACTTACCTACGAAGCGTTGCAGAAACTACTGGGCGACAAAAAACAGCTTCCGCTTTATGGCCCTTTATCGGTTTCGGTACCGGGCGCGGTGGATGGGTGGTTTCAGTTACATCATCGGTTTGGCAAATTACCCATGCATACCCTTCTGGCTCCCAGCATCCGCTACGCCCGCGAGGGGGCTCCCGTTCCGCAGGTTATTGCTTACTCCTGGCAGGTTGCCGCTAACCGGCTGGCCGCTAGTGAAGCCATTGTTCAGGAATTCGGCAACTTCCGCAAAACCTTCCTGATCAACGGCAAAGCGCCGGTTGAAGGGCAATTGTTCCGAAACCCTGATCTGGCTACTACATACGAAAAAATTGCTACGAGTGGCCGGGATGCTTTTTATAAGGGTAGCCTTGCCGATGCTATAGATCGCTATGCGCAACGAGCAGGTTTGTATATACGAAAAGCCGATTTAGCAGCTCATCAAAGTACGTGGATCGATCCTGTTTCAGTGAATTACCGGGGGTACGATGTGTACGAGTTACCACCTAATGGCCAGGGAATTTCAGTGCTGGAGATGCTGAACATTCTGGAAGGGTATGACCTGAAAAAACTAGGCCATAACAGTGCCGACTACCTCCACTTGCTCGTCGAAGCCAAGAAGTTAGCCTTTGAAGATCGAGCCAAATACTATGCTGACCCTGCTTTTGCCAAGGCTTCAACTAAGTGGTTACTCACAAAAGACTATGCGGCCCAACGCCGGAAACTGATCGACCCAAAAAAAGCCTCCGAACATCTGGATGCCGGCGACCCAGCCCTTCGTACCGGCGACACCGTTTACCTGACGGTTGCCGATGAACAGGGGAATATTGTGTCACTCATTCAAAGCAATATGCTGGAGTTTGGTAGTGGTCTGGTACCTGATGGACTTGGATTCGTTCTGCATAACCGGGGCACCAGTTTTAATCTGCAATCCGGCCATGCCAACGTCTACGCACCTGGCAAGCGTCCGTTCAACACTATCATACCCGGTTTCGTGCTTAAAAATGGGGAGCCGTTTCTCAGCTTCGGGGTTATGGGAGGAGCTATGCAGCCACAAGGCCACGTGCAGGTGCTGTGTAACATCATCGATTTTGGTATGAACGTACAGGAAGCGGGCGATGCAGCCCGATTTAGCCATTCGGGTAGTAGTGAACCAATTGGTACAATCATGACCGATGGAGGGCGACTGGCGCTGGAAAGTGGTATTAGTAAGGAGGTTCGTGATGACCTGGAAAAGCGGGGCCACCACCTGTCTTCAACCGATTTCTTCGGCGGTTATCAAGCCATTCACTGGGACGCAGTCAATCGAATTTATTGGGGGGCATCCGAAATGCGAAAAGATGGGCAGGCTGCAGGGTATTAA
- a CDS encoding gluconate:H+ symporter gives MPLTITLLGILTLIALISWVRLHTFLAFLAVSVGVGLALGLKPLAIVDAIQKGIGGTLASITAIIALGAMLGKLVAQSGAAERIASSMMGLVGTRHARWAFMVTGFIVGLPLFYSVGFMLLAPLVITVAYRYKLPALYIGLPMLASLSVTQGYLPPHPAPLAILKQFNANMGLTLFYGILVSIPAILVSGALFGSTLKRYTNLPNPAFIAPNLETHQTPSTAVSFLTVLFPILLIGISTLISPFLPTNSWQQQTLLFMGEPIVSMFLAVVLASFTLGLWRGKTMPEVTALFGDAIKDVAMLFLIFGGAGALKQVLTDGGVNQSIADLMQHSTLHPYVLAWGMAALIRVCVGSSTVSGITTAGFVTPLLATSGVEPNLMVLSIGAGSMMFSHVNDTGFWLFREYFQLSMADTLKTWSIMETLVSVSGLAGVMTLNWVLQ, from the coding sequence ATGCCTCTAACCATTACCCTGCTTGGCATACTGACGCTGATAGCACTCATTTCATGGGTTCGTTTACATACCTTTCTGGCATTTCTGGCCGTATCGGTAGGCGTTGGACTGGCTTTAGGCCTTAAACCTTTAGCTATTGTCGACGCCATTCAGAAAGGGATCGGTGGCACACTGGCCTCTATTACGGCCATTATTGCCCTGGGCGCTATGCTGGGGAAACTGGTGGCACAAAGTGGAGCTGCCGAGCGCATTGCCAGTAGTATGATGGGGCTGGTAGGTACCCGGCATGCGCGTTGGGCCTTTATGGTTACGGGTTTTATTGTTGGCTTACCATTGTTCTATTCGGTGGGGTTTATGTTGCTGGCTCCGCTGGTCATCACTGTAGCCTATCGCTATAAACTACCGGCTCTGTACATTGGCCTGCCGATGCTGGCTTCTCTGTCCGTTACACAGGGCTATTTACCACCCCATCCGGCTCCCCTGGCTATACTAAAGCAGTTCAACGCCAACATGGGCCTGACGCTTTTCTACGGCATCCTTGTATCGATTCCGGCCATTCTGGTGTCAGGTGCTTTATTCGGCTCCACACTAAAGCGATACACTAACCTGCCCAACCCGGCATTCATTGCTCCCAATCTGGAGACTCATCAGACTCCTTCGACCGCTGTAAGCTTTCTGACGGTTCTGTTTCCGATTCTGCTCATTGGCATCAGCACGTTGATTAGTCCCTTTCTGCCAACCAACTCCTGGCAGCAACAAACGCTACTCTTTATGGGCGAACCCATCGTGAGCATGTTCCTGGCGGTCGTTCTGGCATCGTTTACTCTGGGCTTGTGGCGAGGAAAAACAATGCCCGAAGTAACCGCCCTGTTTGGTGATGCCATTAAGGATGTGGCTATGCTGTTTCTAATTTTTGGTGGTGCGGGTGCGCTTAAGCAAGTCTTGACGGATGGTGGCGTGAACCAGTCGATAGCCGATCTGATGCAACACTCAACGCTTCACCCGTATGTTCTGGCCTGGGGTATGGCCGCGCTTATTCGGGTCTGTGTTGGCTCGTCGACTGTATCGGGGATTACCACCGCTGGGTTTGTAACGCCACTCCTGGCCACTTCGGGCGTTGAGCCGAATTTGATGGTCTTGAGTATCGGCGCCGGGAGCATGATGTTCTCCCACGTAAACGATACGGGATTCTGGCTGTTTCGGGAGTATTTTCAACTTTCTATGGCCGATACACTCAAAACCTGGTCGATCATGGAAACGCTGGTTTCGGTATCTGGGCTGGCCGGTGTAATGACCTTGAATTGGGTACTACAGTAA
- a CDS encoding glycoside hydrolase family 5 protein, whose protein sequence is MERRTFIRNTSLLATALSTAGPDLLATPQPAFQGKNKLPKWKGFNLLDFFSPDPANSRPATKEDYFKWMQDWGFDFVRIPIAYPSYLKFDRSRNITPDEVYQIDPQLVDRIDQLVSMAHRYNLHVSLNLHRAPGYCVNAGFHEPYNLWKDQAALDAFCFHWNMWAKRYKTVSSKQISFDLLNEPSMRTDMNDQHSPHSTVPGDVYRKVAMAASNAIRKENPKHLIIADGNNTGSSVIPELVDLDIAQSCRGYNPGIISHYKAPWANKDPDHLPEPKWPGQVGDKYLSRAMLETFYQPWIELVNKGVGVHCGECGCWNKTPHGVFLAWFSDVLDILSSHGIGFALWEFVGSFGILDSGRTDVAYEDWYGHKLDRKLLDLIRKA, encoded by the coding sequence ATGGAACGACGGACATTTATTCGGAATACAAGCCTGCTGGCAACAGCGCTGAGTACAGCAGGACCGGACCTGCTGGCAACTCCGCAACCAGCCTTTCAGGGCAAAAACAAACTGCCTAAATGGAAGGGGTTTAACCTGCTGGATTTCTTCTCACCTGACCCGGCCAACAGCCGCCCAGCCACGAAGGAAGATTATTTCAAATGGATGCAGGATTGGGGATTCGACTTCGTTCGGATACCCATTGCCTACCCGTCATATCTGAAATTCGACCGGAGCCGCAACATTACCCCCGACGAAGTGTATCAGATTGACCCACAGTTGGTCGATCGAATCGACCAGTTAGTATCGATGGCCCACAGGTATAACCTGCATGTGAGCCTGAACTTACACCGGGCACCAGGCTACTGTGTGAACGCGGGCTTCCATGAACCCTATAACCTCTGGAAAGATCAGGCTGCACTGGATGCGTTCTGTTTCCACTGGAATATGTGGGCAAAGCGGTACAAAACTGTATCGTCGAAGCAAATCAGCTTCGATCTGCTCAACGAACCTAGTATGCGGACCGATATGAACGATCAGCATTCGCCCCATAGTACAGTACCGGGTGATGTATACAGAAAGGTAGCGATGGCCGCTTCCAACGCCATTCGAAAGGAAAATCCGAAGCACTTGATTATTGCCGATGGAAACAATACCGGCAGCTCGGTCATTCCCGAATTAGTCGACCTGGATATTGCGCAAAGTTGCCGGGGATATAATCCGGGGATCATTTCACACTATAAAGCGCCCTGGGCCAATAAAGACCCAGACCATCTGCCTGAACCCAAATGGCCGGGGCAGGTGGGCGACAAATATCTCAGCCGGGCCATGCTTGAAACATTTTATCAACCCTGGATTGAACTGGTCAACAAGGGCGTGGGGGTCCATTGTGGCGAGTGCGGTTGCTGGAATAAAACGCCACATGGTGTATTTCTAGCCTGGTTCAGCGATGTGCTCGACATTCTATCCAGCCATGGAATCGGCTTCGCACTCTGGGAGTTTGTGGGCTCCTTCGGCATTCTGGACTCCGGTCGAACAGACGTAGCCTATGAAGATTGGTACGGCCATAAGCTGGACCGCAAACTACTGGATTTGATTCGGAAGGCTTAA
- a CDS encoding sugar phosphate isomerase/epimerase family protein produces the protein MKKDLFALGLATLSLLGVSDSFAQKGKPLYTFPIGVESYTYRASFPKNVIATLDTIKALGITDMEGGAPKGYTEAEFKKLCDERGIKISATGGGYEQLAKDPTDAINKAKALGASYIMCAWIPHERGHFNLDNAKKAVEDFNRIGKAMKDQGITFCYHNHGYEFHPYEDGTLFDYIVKNTNPEYVSFEMDILWAQHGGADPVALLKKYGSRFKLMHLKDLKKGVKGDLTGGTPPENDVVLGQGQVNIPEILRLAKKAGVKHYYIEDESNKEYEQMPKSIAYLKSLKE, from the coding sequence ATGAAAAAAGACCTTTTCGCGTTGGGCCTGGCTACCCTTTCCTTACTGGGGGTATCCGATAGTTTTGCTCAGAAAGGAAAGCCGTTGTACACGTTTCCGATTGGGGTTGAGTCGTATACCTACCGGGCCAGCTTCCCCAAAAATGTTATTGCTACCCTGGATACCATTAAAGCACTGGGCATTACCGACATGGAAGGAGGTGCCCCAAAAGGCTATACCGAAGCCGAATTCAAAAAGCTATGCGACGAACGAGGTATTAAAATTTCGGCTACGGGTGGCGGATACGAACAACTGGCCAAAGACCCTACTGACGCGATCAATAAAGCAAAAGCACTGGGCGCTTCGTACATCATGTGCGCCTGGATTCCTCACGAAAGAGGCCATTTTAACCTCGATAATGCTAAAAAAGCCGTAGAGGATTTTAACCGCATCGGCAAAGCCATGAAGGACCAGGGCATTACTTTTTGCTACCATAATCATGGTTACGAGTTCCACCCTTACGAAGATGGTACGCTGTTCGACTATATTGTAAAAAATACCAACCCCGAATACGTTTCGTTCGAGATGGATATTTTGTGGGCGCAACACGGTGGGGCCGACCCAGTTGCCCTACTGAAAAAATATGGTAGTCGCTTTAAGCTGATGCACCTGAAAGACCTCAAAAAAGGGGTAAAAGGTGATCTGACGGGCGGTACTCCTCCCGAAAACGATGTAGTACTCGGCCAGGGACAGGTGAATATTCCTGAGATTTTACGGTTGGCGAAGAAAGCAGGTGTAAAACACTACTACATTGAGGACGAGAGTAACAAAGAATACGAACAAATGCCTAAGAGCATTGCTTATTTGAAGAGTTTGAAGGAGTAA
- a CDS encoding M15 family metallopeptidase has product MTKSICLSTLLLCLSTSVSLLAQPLKFHLPKSKYGLPVVSDVSIYEKIVAADPDNELVDMRQILPEAQYDVTYADTTNFLKRKLYPTADVFMRKPAALALRQVAENLKKQGYGLVLFDGYRPYAITMLFYEEHGDTTFVADPRKGSKHNRGMAIDLSLYELKTGKRLSMPSGYDESTPRAYHNYMDSDSASLAHRTLLRSAMERVGFAVFPWEWWHYDFRGWEGCFTYDLWFDAIRKANRKLAKRKGN; this is encoded by the coding sequence ATGACAAAATCAATCTGCCTGAGCACACTCCTTCTTTGTCTGTCAACAAGCGTATCACTCCTGGCTCAGCCACTGAAATTTCATTTACCCAAAAGTAAGTACGGCTTGCCAGTGGTTAGTGATGTGTCGATTTATGAGAAAATTGTAGCGGCTGACCCCGACAATGAACTGGTCGATATGCGCCAGATCTTGCCTGAGGCTCAATACGACGTCACGTATGCCGATACGACCAATTTTCTCAAACGAAAGCTGTACCCAACCGCCGATGTATTCATGCGTAAACCAGCCGCATTAGCCCTAAGGCAGGTAGCTGAAAACCTGAAAAAACAGGGCTATGGATTGGTGTTGTTCGACGGATACCGGCCTTACGCAATCACCATGCTTTTTTATGAAGAACATGGCGACACTACGTTTGTGGCCGATCCACGAAAAGGCTCCAAACATAACCGAGGAATGGCTATCGACCTATCGCTGTATGAACTGAAAACCGGCAAACGGCTATCCATGCCATCAGGTTATGACGAATCAACGCCCCGCGCCTATCACAACTACATGGATTCGGACAGTGCGTCGCTGGCACACCGCACGCTGTTACGTTCGGCGATGGAGCGGGTCGGTTTCGCTGTATTTCCGTGGGAGTGGTGGCATTACGACTTCCGGGGCTGGGAAGGCTGCTTCACCTATGACCTTTGGTTCGATGCCATTCGGAAAGCCAATAGGAAGCTGGCGAAGCGAAAAGGCAACTGA